The window ATAGCCAGGTAGATATTTTCGACTGAACTTGAAAATTCTTTAGCCCACGAAACGCTTTAATAAATATTTCCTGGACCGCGTCGTTAGCCCACTCTTTATCTCTTAATAGTCGGCAGGATAAGGTATATACCTGACTAGAATATTTCTGATAGAACTCAGTATACGCGGATTCGTCGCCCGCCTGACATCGTTGAATTAATTCTCGTTCCTTGGAGGTTTTCAATGCCGCTTTCTTTCCCTTATTTAATGTTAGACGAAATATTCCTGTCTTTGGTTCCGGTAAAATAAGGCTAATTCCGCTACCAAATAAGCCCGGATCGCAGGTAAAGGAACATTTTCAGTTATAAATCTAGTCTGAGTTAGGGAACAATTATAAAAATAGATTCGTCAAAATAGATAATTTCGTTAAAAAAACAAATTCGATATACCTATACCAATATAGAGTTATAAGTCTAAGGAGTTCATTCAGTGAAACGACATGTTCTCTTTGTTATACTCATGATTTTCTCAGCCGGATTTTATTCAAGTGGAGAAGGAACAAAACTATCCTTATCCGATTGTTTGGAAATAGCTCAAAAGAAACATCCATCCTTAATTAGCGCTAAAGAAGCAATTACCATAGCCACTGCTCAACAAAAACAAACTATCTCCGCTTACTATCCACAGGTCAATGTTACCGCTCAATATAATCGAAAAGAAGTAGCTGAAACTAGTTCTGATGATGCATATGCCGGTTCTGCATCAGTTGCTCAACTTATCTATGATTTCGGGGTTACTCCGGCATTGATACGTCAGGCAAATGAGAATATTAATTTAAAACTAATCAACTACCTTGATACTGAATTATCTATATTTCTTAATGTGAAAACTGCTTATTATTCAGTGTTAGAGACACAAGAACTGGTAGCTATTGCCAAGGAATCGTTGGATAATGCGAAATTGCATTTAAAATTAGCTGAAAAATCTTACACCGTTGGAAAAGGAACAAAACTGGATGTAATGAAAGCAGAAGTTGCGGTTGCAAATGCAGAATTAACTCTAGTTACTGCACTTAATAATCAAAAAATTGCTATTAGTACATTATTTAATGCCATGGGAGTAGAACCGAATACGGACGAACCCATCGAATTAATAGAAACGCTATTTTCCCCGATAACGACTGCATTATCAACGTTCATTACGCAAGCGCTACAAAACCGACCTGATGTTCAAAGTCTAATCCATCAGCGAAAACAACTCCAAGCGAGTCTCTTGATTGCTGAACGCGGTCATTTACCGACGATTTCAGCTTCCGGAAGTTATAACCTATCGGGAAACGAGTTTCCGTTAACTGAATCGTGGACTGCTACACTTGGGCTGAACTTTTCGTTATATGACGGCTCTAAGAAAGAAGGGAAGATCGCAGAAGCTAAATCTGCTCTTCGTCAATTGACTGCGCAAGAGCAGAAAATGATACAGGATATCCAGCTAGAAGTAACCACGAATTATTTAAATACGAAAAGCGAGCAGGAAAAAATCAATGCGGCACAAAAACTGGTTGACCAAGCTAAAGAGTCGCTCCGTCTTGCTACCAGTAGATATGAAAATGGTTTAGGTTCTATTCTCGATTTAACCGATGCACAGGTTGCGTATCGAGATGCGCGAGTTAGTCTGGCGCAAGCGATTTATGCGGCGCAGAGATCGTATGCGCAGCTACAAAAATCTATCGGACAAAAATAATCCCTAGAATTCGAGGTAAACAAAGTGAGGAGTATGAGAGAATGAACAAAAAATACTATGCTTGGATTATTGGAATAATCATATTTATTCTACTCGGGTATATTGGTTATCATTCATTATTCAGTAAACAGACGACCCCATCATTTAGAACCGTTACGGTTGACCGGGGAGATGTTGCTGAACTGGTTACCGCAACCGGAAAATTACAAGCTACCATTCAAGTTGATGTTGGAAGCCAAGTTTCAGGAACTATTCAAGCGATATATGTTGATTATAATTCTAAGGTTAAAAAAGGTCAACTTATCGCACAGATTGACCCGCGAACATTTCAAACCCAACTCGCGCAAAATAAAGCGAGTTTAACTTCTGCACAAGCTGCGGAAAAAAGTGCTGTTGCTGCTTGGGAAACGGCGAAAGCTACTGTGGCGAATTTATACGCTTCGTTAACCAGCGCTAAAGCGAATGCACAGAAAGCAAAAGCTACCCTTGATAATGAAACGCGAAATTATGAACGATATAAAAAACTGCGTGCGGACGATTTAATTTCACAGAGTGATTTAGAAACAG is drawn from bacterium and contains these coding sequences:
- a CDS encoding TolC family protein, whose translation is MKRHVLFVILMIFSAGFYSSGEGTKLSLSDCLEIAQKKHPSLISAKEAITIATAQQKQTISAYYPQVNVTAQYNRKEVAETSSDDAYAGSASVAQLIYDFGVTPALIRQANENINLKLINYLDTELSIFLNVKTAYYSVLETQELVAIAKESLDNAKLHLKLAEKSYTVGKGTKLDVMKAEVAVANAELTLVTALNNQKIAISTLFNAMGVEPNTDEPIELIETLFSPITTALSTFITQALQNRPDVQSLIHQRKQLQASLLIAERGHLPTISASGSYNLSGNEFPLTESWTATLGLNFSLYDGSKKEGKIAEAKSALRQLTAQEQKMIQDIQLEVTTNYLNTKSEQEKINAAQKLVDQAKESLRLATSRYENGLGSILDLTDAQVAYRDARVSLAQAIYAAQRSYAQLQKSIGQK